One stretch of Oncorhynchus keta strain PuntledgeMale-10-30-2019 chromosome 16, Oket_V2, whole genome shotgun sequence DNA includes these proteins:
- the LOC118376576 gene encoding ubiquitin carboxyl-terminal hydrolase 38-like → MDKILEALVSSSHSVPVKKAIVKKVVEAAEKEVTAEQCQALYTLTTRLIFLGEDAFQKQVGFQVLEAYARCHRSDFELFFSKDFVLGLLQQGYGPLDRKDPAVVDYIHGCLRLLISCPSVLDIFSIIQTEILRMVCERPEPALCARLATMLSDFTQCIPREKTAILFCQQLVRTIGYFHCPASQERELREYVDQVTKVSTLLQNIWKAEPVTLLPSLQEVFAIISSTDPSFDPSIALASLVQHIPLQMITVLIKSLTTDQNVKDTSMTQALCRMIDWLSWPLAHHVEMWVIALLKGLAAVQKFTILIDVTLLKIELVFNRLWYPIVRQGALVVLSHMLLSFQHSPEAFHLVVPHIVDLVQSLKHDGLPTSKAFLLHFTELVHCMMYQYSGFPDLYDDILEAIKELPGPGEEKIKLVLNQSAWTSQSNSFASGLLRLPGKSETGKTGLINLGNTCYMNSIIQTLFSATDFRRHVLSLCLNDATANTLMKKLQLLFTFLSHTQRAAYAPRVFFEASRPPWFNAGSQQDCSEYLRFLLDRLHEEEKTIQVLMTAKPNVSPGNGPSDNTGGETSAEDARVSPVAPVEGKSEGNDERTLIERMFGGRLSTGIRCMTCNSVSEKEEPFTDLSLAFCPSSLLQNEGLCQGAVNGGSEAPEIGPSPKPVTTSTTSVHFVPGSSEPPLSVPDLVDYFLAPEILDKENAYFCQKCGSLQRAERGMRVVAAPEYLILTLLRFSYDAKCHVRRKILDNVTIPPLMRLPVHAPPPKHSSSSSSPPSSPLQVDSPESSENLAKKLKPSQREEEETGLEGDNGMAGGESEVGVWPAAQFVPYVLSSVVMHSGMSSESGHYYSYGRNLNGADGAQHHLANPLALGEESGNGQTEPIALTCSGATHSKQEVEVYGGQAAGDWLLFNDSRVTFTSLGSVQNVTNRFPKDTAYVLIYRKQDVTRGQNSTGGVTANGMRLGSEPPLQKELMDAVTKDNKLFLQEQELNARTRALQAASASCSFRPNGPDDNEPPGSCGPSGGGGGGGGFNTVNRLVF, encoded by the exons ATGGACAAGATTCTAGAGGCGCTGGTCAGCTCCTCTCACTCAGTCCCGGTGAAGAAGGCCATCGTGAAGAAGGTAGTTGAAGCCGCAGAGAAAGAGGTTACGGCGGAGCAATGTCAGGCCCTGTACACTCTCACCACTCGCCTCATCTTCTTGGGTGAAGACGCCTTCCAAAAACAGGTTGGCTTCCAGGTGCTGGAGGCCTATGCACGCTGCCACCGTTCTGATTTTGAGCTCTTCTTCAGCAAAGACTTTGTCCTGGGCCTGTTACAGCAGGGCTACGGCCCCCTGGACCGCAAGGACCCGGCCGTGGTTGACTACATCCATGGCTGCCTGCGGCTGCTGATCAGCTGCCCCTCGGTGCTGGATATCTTCTCCATCATCCAGACAGAAATCCTAAGGATGGTGTGTGAACGGCCTGAGCCAGCCCTGTGCGCCCGTCTCGCCACCATGCTCTCAGACTTCACACAGTGCATCCCCCGGGAGAAGACGGCCATTTTGTTCTGCCAGCAGTTGGTGAGGACCATTGGGTACTTCCACTGTCCTGCCAGCCAGGAGCGGGAACTGAGGGAGTACGTGGACCAGGTGACCAAGGTCAGCACGTTGCTGCAGAACATCTGGAAGGCGGAGCCGgtcacactgctgccatctctgCAGGAGGTGTTCGCTATAATCTCCTCCACTg ACCCCTCCTTCGACCCCTCCATTGCCCTAGCCAGCCTGGTCCAGCACATACCTCTCCAGATGATCACAGTTCTCATCAAGAGCCTTACCACCGACCAGAACGTCAAAGACACCAGCATGACTCAAGCACTCTGCAG GATGATTGACTGGTTGTCCTGGCCTCTGGCCCACCATGTGGAGATGTGGGTCATTGCCCTGCTGAAGGGGCTGGCTGCGGTGCAGAAGTTCACCATCCTCATAGATGTCACCCTGCTTAAGATTGAACTG GTGTTCAACCGTCTGTGGTACCCCATTGTGCGACAGGGGGCCCTAGTGGTTCTCTCCCATATGCTGCTGAGTTTCCAACACTCTCCTGAGGCCTTCCACTTG GTCGTGCCACACATAGTGGACCTGGTTCAGAGTCTGAAGCATGACGGCCTGCCCACCAGTAAGGCTTTCCTGCTGCACTTCACAGAGCTCGTCCACTGTATGATGTACCAGTACTCTGGCTTCCCTGACCTCTACGACGACATCCTGGAGGCCATCAAA gAGCTACCTGGGCCCGGTGAGGAGAAGATCAAGCTGGTTCTGAACCAAAGTGCCTGGACATCCCAGTCCAACTCGTTTGCCTCAGGCCTGCTGAGGCTGCCGGGCAAGTCTGAGACGGGCAAGACTGGCCTCATCAACCTGGGAAACACCTGCTACATGAACAGTATCATACAGACACTCTTCTCAGCCACAGA TTTCAGGAGGCATGTCTTATCGTTATGTCTGAATGATGCCACTGCCAACACACTGATGAAGAAACTGCAGCTCCTCTTCACCTTCCTCTCACACACCCAG AGGGCAGCGTACGCCCCCAGAGTCTTCTTTGAGGCGTCTCGGCCCCCCTGGTTCAATGCAGGATCCCAGCAGGACTGTTCTGAGTACCTCCGCTTCCTCCTGGACAG GTTACACGAAGAGGAGAAAACCATCCAGGTTCTCATGACAGCCAAGCCAAATGTCTCCCCTGGCAACGGACCGAGTGACAACACCGGGGGTGAAACCTCTGCGGAGGATGCCAGAGTGTCACCCGTGGCCCCTGTGGAGGGGAAGTCCGAGGGGAATGATGAGAGGACGCTCATTGAGAGGATGTTTGGAGGCAGGCTGAGCACGGGTATCCGCTGTATGACATGCAACAGCGTCTCGGAGAAAGAAGAACCTTTCACTGACCTATCCCTGGCTTTCTGTCCCTCCAGCCTTCTTCAGAACGAGGGCCTCTGCCAGGGGGCTGTCAATGGGGGCAGCGAAGCTCCCGAAATAGGCCCTTCTCCCAAACCCGTCACAACCTCTACCACCAGCGTCCATTTTGTTCCAGGGTCCAGCGAGCCACCGCTGTCTGTTCCTGACCTGGTGGACTACTTCCTGGCGCCAGAGATCCTGGACAAGGAGAACGCCTACTTCTGCCAGAAGTGTGGCTCGCTGCAGCGGGCGGAGCGGGGGATGAGGGTGGTGGCGGCGCCCGAGTACCTCATCCTCACGCTGCTGAGGTTCTCCTACGACGCCAAGTGCCACGTGCGCCGCAAGATCCTGGACAACGTCACCATCCCGCCGCTCATGAGACTGCCTGTACACGCCCCTCCACCCAAACACTCTTCGTCCTCTTCCTCGCCACCATCCTCTCCACTCCAAGTGGACTCGCCCGAGAGCAGCGAAAACCTGGCCAAGAAACTGAAGCcatcacagagagaggaggaggagactgggcTAGAGGGCGACAACGGGATGGCAGGAGGAGAAAGTGAGGTAGGGGTGTGGCCGGCGGCCCAGTTCGTTCCCTACGTCCTCAGCTCTGTAGTGATGCATTCTGGGATGTCGTCGGAGAGCGGCCATTACTACTCCTACGGCCGCAACCTCAACGGGGCCGACGGAGCCCAACACCACCTAGCCAATCCCCTCGCCCTGGGGGAGGAGTCTGGGAATGGGCAGACTGAGCCCATTGCACTCACTTGCTCTGGGGCAACTcattccaaacaggaagtggaggtGTACGGAGGCCAGGCAGCCGGGGATTGGCTGCTGTTCAACGACAGCAGGGTGACGTTCACTTCGTTGGGGTCGGTTCAGAACGTCACCAACCGTTTCCCCAAGGACACGGCCTACGTGCTGATCTACCGGAAACAGGATGTTACCAGGGGGCAGAACAGTACCGGGGGAGTGACGGCCAACGGCATGCGACTGGGCTCTGAACCTCCGCTGCAGAAAGAACTGATGGACGCCGTCACCAAGGACAACAAGCTCTTTTTACAG GAACAGGAGCTGAACGCACGGACCCGAGCTCTCCAGGCGGCCTCTGCCTCCTGCTCGTTCAGGCCCAACGGACCAGACGACAACGAACCCCCGGGCAGCTGTGGTCCCtcggggggaggaggaggaggtggggggttCAACACTGTCAACAGACTGGTCTTCTGA